Proteins co-encoded in one Maylandia zebra isolate NMK-2024a linkage group LG16, Mzebra_GT3a, whole genome shotgun sequence genomic window:
- the LOC143413073 gene encoding uncharacterized protein LOC143413073: protein MLGTSLGSTPTSPIPGHCPSPDCQSDGPFSVVLLHQYPPCWVTQAQCDLAQAEAELRRLQEHHETETESVKRGVERAILGARREEQRLLERVEQDHRDTQQRLDQIQRENVAAARVSQSLLDQRLCKLAELKKQIQELGQSVVKDSGPSQNPLLKEISEFLQPWEISVSLKKVNFKPSSQPNAVNFGDIRVQEQSLCLHAGGCGPQGQPCALHSQEMLCEDTNYQGFGKEKSTQGQGFISPTGRVVRKISLSNRGDLESEEEKKHSSAKICHCEQADWESSQEDEVESVSFQPQGEDVFLAVPTVLKKLDMEDEDKINKNGKPYSPRNKRKWLTVASSRKPNLLPEQKQQHIKLSQCLSLDGQNGDKGRVGQDSNYRLLRYCNSSLTSQREPSASQSCLDLTSRGRPPSCLSQSSDEHSLGTLGDSGRAPSPTDSLDSSYTFIVSPSHDYSMNRGSLNYSCRLSKSAVDLTHKTRPLITSGPIEQGVWGIRGSNFKTSFTSTSPTLRRKLKASDMGHTFSSPSYRGQNILYQPQKQATAAGSTQPPVARSLSLSVIDGSCTTELEAKKWGRGQRRQQALVELEEECDLTSTEFKPKGVHLIGQFGKQGSGRADLTLPSGIHATPQGQLFIVDCGNARIQVTDARGNVLQQVTSPTAGGSDRRCRNYFDIAVNAKGLIAVSCAAERALLVFSRHGRLLQTFGGSGFGSAKDELEAPRGVTVTRLDEFLVADIRKGTLIALKLDPKTGSRLERTVVTGFHRPYLVAACLSSGMVAVSERGNETGRVPCVKVLEPGWNTVRVLGVCAGMGPVLTCPWGICIDTDGNVLVADWGEQHRILLYPAQGVGWPIINQGLSSPRGLSLLPDGQLAVSDSMHHCIKIYQYKSSQD, encoded by the exons atgTTGGGAACATCTTTGGGCAGCACTCCCACTTCTCCTATCCCAGGCCACTGTCCAAGCCCTGATTGCCAGTCAGATGGTCCTTTCTCTGTTGTTCTCCTGCATCAGTACCCTCCATGCTGGGTAACCCAGGCACAGTGTGACCTTGCCCAGGCAGAGGCAGAGCTGCGCAGGCTGCAGGAGCATCATGAAACTGAGACTGAATCTGTAAAGCGTGGTGTAGAGCGAGCTATCCTGGGAGCACGCAGAGAAGAGCAGCGCCTGCTGGAGAGGGTGGAGCAGGACCATCGGGACACTCAGCAGCGTCTAGACCAGATCCAGCGGGAGAACGTGGCAGCAGCCCGGGTCAGCCAGTCCCTGTTGGACCAGCGGCTTTGTAAACTGGCAGAACTGAAAAAGCAGATTCAGGAATTGGGTCAATCAGTTGTAAAGGACAGTGGGCCAAGCCAGAACCCACTGCTGAAGGAGATTTCAGAGTTCCTACAACCTTGGGAAATCTCAGTTTCTCTAAAGAAAGTGAACTTCAAACCAAGCTCACAACCGAATGCTGTCAACTTTGGAGATATTCGTGTTCAAGAACAAAGCCTTTGCCTGCATGCTGGAGGTTGTGGGCCACAAGGACAGCCATGTGCTCTTCATTCACAAGAGATGCTCTGTGAAGACACAAACTATCAAGGTTTTGGAAAAGAGAAGAGCACCCAAGGACAGGGATTTATTTCACCAACCGGCAGGGTTGTTAGAAAGATCAGCCTTTCTAACCGGGGTGACCTAGAatcagaggaggaaaaaaagcactctTCTGCAAAGATATGTCACTGCGAACAGGCTGACTGGGAATCATCTCAGGAAGATGAGGTAGAATCAGTTTCCTTCCAGCCACAAGGTGAGGATGTATTTTTGGCTGTACCTACAGTTCTTAAAAAATTGGACATGGAAGACGAGGACAAGATAAACAAGAATGGGAAACCTTACTCACCAAGGAACAAGAGGAAATGGCTAACTGTGGCCTCCAGCAGGAAGCCAAACCTTTTACctgaacaaaaacagcagcataTAAAGCTTAGTCAGTGCTTAAGTTTAGACGGTCAAAATGGAGATAAGGGAAGAGTAGGTCAAGATTCCAATTATAGACTTTTAAGATACTGCAACAGTTCCCTAACATCTCAAAGAGAACCTTCAGCCAGCCAAAGCTGCCTAGACCTCACATCCAGGGGTCGACCCCCCTCTTGCCTCAGCCAGTCTTCTGATGAACACTCTCTAGGGACGCTCGGTGACTCTGGCCGAGCACCATCCCCAACAGACAGCCTTGATTCTAGCTATACTTTCATTGTTAGCCCATCTCATGACTACAGTATGAACAGAGGCTCTTTGAATTACAGTTGCCGCTTATCAAAGTCTGCAGTGGACTTGACTCACAAGACGCGCCCATTGATTACTAGTGGGCCAATTGAGCAAGGAGTGTGGGGGATTAGGGGCAGCAACTTCAAGACGAGCTTCACCTCAACCTCGCCGACTCTCAGAAGGAAATTGAAAGCCTCTGACATGGGGCATACTTTCTCGTCGCCTTCCTATAGAGGTCAAAATATTTTATACCAGCCACAGAAACAGGCTACAGCTGCTGGATCAACACAACCTCCTGTGGCTAGGTCTTTATCCCTGTCTGTTATAGATGGTTCCTGTACAACAGAACTTGAGGCAAAAAAGTGGGGCAGAGGACAAAGAAGGCAGCAAGCACTGGTGGAGTTAGAGGAGGAGTGTGACTTGACTTCCACAGAATTTAAACCCAAAGGTGTCCATCTCATTGGACAATTTGGAAAGCAAGGTTCAGGTCGAGCTGATCTTACCCTGCCAAGTGGTATCCATGCCACACCACAGGGTCAGCTCTTTATAGTGGACTGTGGAAATGCACGAATTCAG GTGACTGACGCTCGTGGAAATGTCCTCCAACAAGTGACCTCTCCAACTGCTGGTGGCTCTGACAGACGGTGTAGGAACTACTTTGACATTGCGGTCAATGCTAAGGGTCTGATTGCAGTAAGCTGTGCAGCAGAAAGAGCTCTTCTTGTGTTCAGCAGGCACGGCCGACTGCTTCAGACCTTTGGAGGGTCTGGGTTCGGCTCTGCAAAAGATGAACTGGAAGCTCCCAGGGGTGTGACTGTAACCAGGCTCGATGAATTCCTGGTAGCTGATATTCGAAAAGGTACCCTCATTGCCCTAAAGCTTGACCCTAAGACAGGCTCCCGTCTTGAACGCACAGTGGTAACTGGATTCCACCGACCCTACTTAGTGGCAGCTTGCTTAAGCTCAGGCATGGTGGCTGTATCCGAGAGGGGCAATGAAACTGGTCGTGTACCTTGCGTCAAAGTTCTGGAGCCAGGCTGGAACACAGTTAGAGTTTTGGGTGTATGTGCAGGAATGGGACCTGTCCTGACCTGTCCCTGGGGTATCTGTATAGATACAGATGGTAATGTTTTGGTAGCAGATTGGGGGGAGCAGCACAGAATCCTTTTATACCCAGCACAGGGAGTAGGTTGGCCCATAATAAACCAGGGTTTGAGTAGTCCACGTGGCCTATCCTTGCTACCTGATGGCCAACTTGCAGTGTCAGATAGCATGCATCATTGCATCAAGATATACCAGTACAAATCATCCCAGGACTAG
- the fhip1b gene encoding FHF complex subunit HOOK-interacting protein 1B, producing MSWLSRLNPRASGSRSSRSAAPSSPCTADPETCLMVFENHWRQISWVLEQHETSSSSDDLTAVRNNTDQMLCLLAEERPAESSESGTSVPPMGPILELVVTENILERLVQWHLRRGLDPDSQGALLKLFEMLIGQSQQPLLQHTAILHPLLRLLGACADPELGCPSALENSLVLLLNQICVSMARQPVVLEMLFRAAPAQQGSTNLLIFSLLVPFIHRDGAIGQQARDALLLVMAASASHKAVARYIAENSYFCPVLATGLSALYSSLPRKIEVRGDDWHALRREDWMGVSSLVLFMNSLEFCNAVVQVAHPLVRSQLLDYLHNGFLVPVIGPALHKSSVDEMIASTAYLDLFLRSITETSLLKTFLRFILLHRHDNDTILDTLLTRISSNSRLCMVSLSLFRTLLSLNCEDVMLQLVLRYLLPCTHVMLSQRRAIRETDLYGKSADKFLSLIPECCRFNAAASSERDEENPFWGKVLNSPSTESPAPPRPSTPSRLSFFMRQQSSGGGSGGGGAPTSSSMDPLQSSSSSSHQMSPDSPMHHQQTHTDCLDWDSGYLEYLKDARRSIEFCSWACRDWSAPYDGENPSPNTAPPPPLPPTSNVPMTMFPEHFSFQQGGSHNSSPGQQRAAIVAAARSEWSSSERDSGEWDVTIGKNSCISLTPRSKKRSLQREELPPKPVPPLVPSSSSATALSTSHPISSPAPHIPSSAITVSYQAMYNGTMVQGDGCSDSRDRGLEVKKVKRDLDDQQYLDENANQNGSLVNCPSQSCTALPKSIFSNSDISDAQSLCPSKIFTQTSINQSASDTKLLSSETLNPHDASSDLPEASQQSVESLIEELLEQAPGDPQLPGDANGQGISIEAFTQELRELEDRVKERCKAACQLEEIARESLSTERQEEEQQLSSALEGKLTGDVKADGSAVGICSPARPLNQPVSQPYTGPFMTVLFAKLENMLQNSLYVNILLTGIVAQLACYPQPLLRSFLLNTNMVFQPSVKSLIQVLGSVKNRIEAFAASHEDFPAMLRKAQQYLVARSKVDWSDSPAAVPTLRRSDSLVKSRKPSLGDLILRHTNSPTRARHAAQLALAHVRDGGQSLHSALFRGSGGASGIEKQAEALRVKNAVYCAVIFCEFLKELAALTQEHAVSLPFPHSQEAEE from the exons ATGAGCTGGCTGAGCAGGTTAAACCCACGGGCTTCTGGGAGTCGGTCGAGCCGGAGTGCCGCCCCCTCCAGCCCCTGCACTGCAGACCCAGAGACCTGTCTCATGGTGTTTGAAAACCACTGGAGACAG ATATCTTGGGTGTTGGAGCAGCATGAGACTTCATCCTCCAGCGATGACCTTACGGCAGTGAGAAACAACACCGACCAGATGTTATGTTTGCTGGCAGAGGAGCGTCCTGCTGAGAGCTCAGAGAGCGGCACCAGCGTGCCACCTATGGGGCCCATACTGGAGCTTGTGGTCACAGAGAATATCCTGGAGAGGCTGGTTCAGTGGCACCTTCGCCGTGGCTTGGACCCAGACAGCCAGGGTGCACTGCTCAAACTGTTTGAGATGCTTATCGGTCAGTCCCAGCAGCCCCTGCTCCAGCACACAGCCATTCTCCACCCCCTTCTTAGGCTCCTGGGAGCTTGTGCTGACCCAGAACTCGGCTGTCCTTCAGCTCTGGAGAACAGCCTGGTATTGTTGCTTAACCAG ATCTGCGTGTCAATGGCCCGACAGCCGGTGGTTCTAGAGATGTTGTTCCGGGCTGCACCAGCCCAGCAGGGCTCAACCAACCTGCTGATCTTTTCCCTGCTTGTGCCATTCATCCACCGAGATGGAGCCATTGGACAGCAGGCGCGAGATGCACTACTGCTGGTTATGGCGGCGTCAGCCAGTCACAAGGCTGTTGCACGATACATCGCTGAGAACTCCTACTTTTGTCCG GTGTTGGCGACAGGCCTCAGCGCTCTTTATTCCTCTCTGCCGAGGAAGATAGAAGTTCGAGGAGATGACTGGCATGCCCTTCGGCGGGAGGACTGGATGGGCGTGTCGTCGCTCGTGCTCTTCATGAACTCGCTCGAGTTCTGCAACGCCGTGGTGCAGGTCGCCCATCCCCTGGTCCGCTCACAGCTTTTGGATTACCTTCACAACGGCTTCCTTGTACCTGTCATCGGCCCCGCCCTGCATAAG tcatCGGTGGATGAGATGATCGCCAGCACAGCCTACCTTGATCTTTTTCTGCGCAGTATAACGGAAACTTCCCTCCTCAAAACTTTCCTGCGCTTCATCCTGCTGCATCGCCATGACAATGACACCATCCTGGACACGCTGCTCACGCGCATTAGCAGCAATTCAAGG CTCTGCATGGTATCGTTAAGCCTCTTCAGGACTCTCCTGTCCTTGAATTGTGAAGACGTCATGCTACAGCTTGTACTCAG GTATCTCCTGCCATGTACTCACGTAATGCTGAGTCAGCGTCGTGCTATCAGGGAGACTGACTTATACGGAAAGTCAGCGGACAAGTTCCTGTCATTAATCCCAGAGTGCTGCCGGTTCAACGCAGCTGCCTCCTCTGAGAGAGATGAGGAAAATCCATTTTGGGGCAAAG TACTGAATAGTCCCAGCACAGAATCTCCCGCCCCACCCAGACCCAGCACTCCATCCCGCCTGTCCTTCTTCATGAGACAGCAGAGCAGTGGAGGTGGATCAGGAGGTGGAGGTGCTCCTACCTCCTCTAGCATGGATCCACTGCAGTCCAGTTCTTCAAGCTCCCACCAGATGTCTCCTGACAGCCCGATGCACCATCAGCAGACCCACACAGATTGTCTGGACTGGGATTCAGGTTATCTGGAGTATCTTAAGGACGCTCGGAGGAGCATTGAGTTTTGCTCTTGGGCTTGTCGTGACTGGTCGGCACCATATGATGGCGAAAACCCATCCCCAAACACAGCCCCGCCACCCCCACTTCCCCCTACCTCCAATGTCCCAATGACTATGTTCCCTGAGCACTTCTCTTTCCAGCAGGGAGGAAGTCATAACTCTTCTCCCGGTCAGCAAAGGGCGGCCATTGTGGCAGCAGCGCGGTCTGAATGGAGTAGCTCTGAGCGGGACAGCGGAGAGTGGGATGTTACGATTGGCAAAAACAGCTGCATCAGCCTAACGCCTCGCTCCAAGAAACGCAGCCTTCAGAGAGAGGAGCTGCCTCCCAAGCCTGTACCTCCTCTTGTACCTTCTTCGTCTTCAGCAACCGCTTTATCCACTTCTCATCCCATCTCCTCCCCAGCTCCTCACATCCCCTCATCTGCCATCACTGTTAGCTACCAGGCTATGTATAATGGAACAATGGTGCAGGGAGACGGGTGCTCAGACAGTCGTGATAGAGGACTGGAGGTGAAGAAAGTGAAGAGGGACTTGGATGATCAGCAGTATTTGGATGAAAACGCCAACCAAAATGGTTCCCTTGTTAACTGCCCCTCGCAAAGCTGCACTGCTCTCCCAAAGTCTATTTTTAGCAACAGTGACATCAGTGATGCACAATCTCTTTGTCCTAGCAAGATTTTTACTCAGACCTCCATTAACCAGTCAGCATCTGATACCAAACTGCTGTCAAGTGAAACCTTAAACCCACATGATGCATCCTCAGATCTTCCAGAAGCCAGTCAGCAGTCTGTAGAGAGTCTTATTGAGGAGCTGCTGGAGCAGGCGCCGGGAGACCCACAGCTGCCTGGCGATGCCAACGGTCAGGGCATTAGCATTGAGGCGTTCACACAGGAGCTGAGAGAACTGGAGGACCGGGTGAAAGAGCGCTGCAAAGCAGCCTGTCAGCTGGAGGAAATCGCCAGAGAGAGTCTGTCCACTGAGCGCCAGGAAGAAGAACAGCAGCTGTCATCAGCACTGGAGGGGAAGCTGACAGGTGACGTGAAGGCAGACGGGTCTGCGGTGGGCATCTGTAGTCCTGCCAGACCACTGAACCAACCTGTGTCCCAGCCATACACAG GTCCATTCATGACAGTTCTGTTTGCCAAGCTGGAGAACATGCTCCAAAACTCGTTATACGTCAACATCCTGCTCACTGGCATTGTGGCCCAGCTGGCCTGCTATCCTCAGCCCCTCCTACGCTCCTTCCTGCTCAACACCAACATGGTCTTCCAGCCCAGTGTCAAGTCCCTAATCCAG GTTTTAGGTTCTGTGAAGAACCGCATCGAGGCATTTGCCGCATCTCACGAGGACTTTCCTGCCATGCTGAGGAAAGCCCAGCAGTACTTGGTGGCCCGAAGCAAAGTGGACTGGAGCGACTCGCCGGCAGCGGTTCCTACTTTGCGCCGCTCTGATTCCCTTG TGAAGAGTCGAAAGCCATCTCTCGGAGACCTGATTCTTCGTCACACAAACAGTCCAACACGGGCTCGGCACGCCGCTCAGCTCGCCCTCGCACACGTACGGGATGGCGGCCAATCACTGCACAGCGCTCTGTTCCGGGGCAGCGGAGGTGCGTCTGGCATTGAGAAGCAAGCTGAAGCGCTGCGAGTAAAGAACGCCGTCTACTGCGCCGTTATCTTCTGCGAGTTCCTCAAGGAGCTGGCTGCCCTCACGCAGGAGCACGCCGTCTCTTTGCCCTTCCCGCACAGCCAGGAAGCAGAGGAGTAG